One genomic region from Alteromonas pelagimontana encodes:
- the glnL gene encoding nitrogen regulation protein NR(II), whose product MQATEFEMNNLLNNLNTVLVMIDDRLNIVYANHASEALFETGTKQLYGHPLSDFFMPDSINKARLRAALRRGEDFTENEVRLSFKDNRFVLADLTVTNLQTEEGPRLLFEVRKIDQQRRISRENQQNAQHFAARELIRGLAHEIKNPLGGIRGAAQLLEKELNDDEQKEFTQMIIEQSDRLRMLVDRLLGPNSLPRLKWSNLHQTLERVRNLMKVDSDTPITIIRDYDPSIPDVRVDQDMIQQAVLNIVRNSVQALSESQTANPQIRLITRVGRQMTIQGQRHALVAKIQIVDNGPGIPMAIKDTLFYPMVSSKQNGSGLGLSIAQTMINHHRGKIEVDSHPGHTAFVLYLPIDRKESEE is encoded by the coding sequence ATGCAAGCCACCGAGTTTGAAATGAATAACCTCTTAAATAATCTCAATACCGTGTTGGTAATGATTGATGACAGGTTAAACATCGTGTACGCCAATCACGCCAGCGAAGCCTTATTTGAAACCGGCACCAAGCAGCTCTATGGTCATCCGCTGTCTGATTTTTTTATGCCCGATTCAATTAATAAGGCACGGCTACGCGCTGCTTTAAGACGCGGTGAAGACTTTACCGAAAACGAAGTACGGTTAAGCTTTAAAGACAATCGCTTCGTACTGGCTGATTTAACCGTCACTAACCTACAAACAGAAGAAGGGCCGCGTCTTCTTTTCGAAGTGCGGAAAATTGATCAGCAGCGGCGTATTTCCCGTGAAAATCAGCAAAACGCACAACACTTTGCTGCTCGGGAGTTAATTCGGGGTCTGGCCCATGAAATTAAAAATCCGCTTGGCGGTATTCGTGGCGCCGCACAGTTGCTGGAAAAGGAACTGAACGATGATGAGCAGAAAGAATTTACGCAGATGATCATCGAGCAGTCCGATCGGTTACGGATGCTGGTCGATCGCTTGCTCGGACCGAACTCCCTCCCCCGCTTGAAGTGGAGTAATCTGCATCAAACGCTTGAGCGAGTGCGGAACCTGATGAAGGTCGATTCTGATACACCCATTACTATCATCCGTGATTATGATCCCAGCATCCCTGACGTTCGGGTTGATCAGGATATGATTCAACAGGCTGTGCTGAATATTGTTCGTAACAGCGTGCAGGCGCTGAGTGAATCGCAAACCGCTAACCCGCAAATTCGTTTAATAACCCGCGTCGGTCGCCAGATGACTATTCAAGGTCAGCGCCATGCCCTCGTTGCGAAAATCCAGATAGTTGATAACGGCCCCGGTATTCCGATGGCAATTAAAGACACGCTGTTTTATCCGATGGTGAGTAGCAAACAAAATGGCAGCGGGCTTGGTTTGTCCATTGCACAAACGATGATCAACCATCACAGAGGAAAAATTGAAGTGGACAGCCATCCTGGTCACACTGCATTTGTCCTTTACTTACCCATAGACAGAAAGGAGTCGGAAGAATGA